A stretch of the Apteryx mantelli isolate bAptMan1 chromosome 3, bAptMan1.hap1, whole genome shotgun sequence genome encodes the following:
- the EPCAM gene encoding epithelial cell adhesion molecule produces MQLLRGAALLLLLCATACWAQEDCVCTKNKRVTNCVKMGDTCQCESIGSGVTVECDTLTSKCLLMKAEMTGTKAGRREKPKEAFEDTDGLYDPDCENNGMFKARQCNGTSCWCVNTAGVRRTDKHDTNLKCNELVRTRLIIIKMKHGEREAPLSTGSLKKAFVETITSRYMLDGRYIGDIVYENPYITIDLKQNSSDKSPGDVDIANVAYYFEKDVKGDSLFHNDRLNISIDNEMLRFEKIVVYYLDEVAPEFSMKSLTPGVIAVIVVVILAIVAGIVVLVCTRRRKGKYVKAEVKEMNEMHRGLNA; encoded by the exons ATGCAGCTGCTCCGCGGGGCtgcgctcctgctgctgctctgcgcCACCGCCTGCTGGGCGCAGGAGG ACTGCGTTTGCACAAAAAACAAGCGTGTCACCAACTGTGTGAAGATGGGAGACACTTGCCAGTGTGAGTCCATTGGTTCCGGAGTAACTGTGGAGTGTGACACtt TGACTTCAAAATGCCTGTTGATGAAAGCAGAAATGACAGGTACAAAAGCAGGTCGTCGTGAGAAACCAAAAGAGGCATTTGAAGATACTGATGGCCTTTATGATCCTGACTGTGAAAATAATGGCATGTTCAAGGCAAGGCAATGCAATGGAACCTCCTGCTGGTGTGTGAATACAGCTGGTGTGAGAAGAACTGACAAACATGACACAAACTTGAAGTGCAACGAACTAGTCAGAACAAG GTTGATCATCATTAAAATGAAACACGGTGAGAGAGAAGCTCCTCTGAGCACTGGGTCTTTAAAGAA AGCCTTCGTGGAAACAATTACCAGTCGTTATATGTTGGATGGACGCTATATAGGTGATATTGTG TATGAAAACCCTTACATTACTATTGATCTGAAGCAAAATTCCTCAGACAAATCTCCTGGAGATGTGGATATAGCCAATGTGGCTTACTACTTTGAAAAAGAT GTAAAAGGTGACTCCCTCTTTCACAATGACAGATTAAACATCAGTATTGATAATGAAATGCTTCGTTTTGAGAAGATAGTGGTTTACTACTTAGATGAAGTAGCACCAGAGTTCTCCATGAAGTCACTGACTCCTGGTGTCATTGCTGTCATTGTAGTAGTAATACTAGCGATAGTTGCTGGAATTGTTGTACTG GTCTGCACAAGACGAAGAAAAGGGAAGTACGTGAAAGCAGAG GTAAAGGAAATGAATGAAATGCATAGAGGATTGAATGCATAA